A single Acetivibrio cellulolyticus CD2 DNA region contains:
- a CDS encoding adenine nucleotide alpha hydrolase family protein yields MEKIICKKCILHSKVPEVTIGNDGNCVFCQISSHVTEEMAKQNAIYLEKRMLDIFENVKKQKRPFDVLVYFSGGKDSTYVLNLMKNKYKMNVLAYSMIQPFVTEAARNNMDQIVKKLNVQAVKFYMDEEVFKKGMAYSLMHGHEYGMTEWVGCQICGYFTKWVGIKLAMKLGIPLVIDGMDSAQGGYGVINEGEQVIQRLKNGVKPFGNVHDLINDALGEEWKNSLYYFDKEEVLKEKYPTAMSPLCFVEYDPMYSFKNLEEMGISFKQFKSLNTNCELLYLLDYISMCRYDCDSYIKLYASGLRNNYDTIEQLEIEKAEHKKQLTRNEMITLLDEYKEVLYYVIDHELCETNINDEHKSKIMGLLKLSIEMFGEETLEKLMLRVLKMRGYAKYLGINLKEIDRSNTGAIASKGEVTQIY; encoded by the coding sequence ATGGAAAAGATAATATGCAAAAAATGTATTTTGCACTCAAAGGTGCCGGAGGTCACTATAGGGAATGACGGAAATTGTGTTTTCTGCCAGATAAGCAGCCATGTTACAGAAGAGATGGCAAAACAAAATGCTATTTACCTTGAGAAAAGGATGCTTGACATATTTGAAAATGTGAAAAAGCAGAAAAGGCCATTTGATGTGCTGGTTTATTTCAGCGGAGGAAAAGACAGTACTTATGTGCTCAATTTAATGAAGAACAAATACAAAATGAATGTTCTTGCATACAGCATGATCCAGCCATTTGTAACAGAGGCAGCGAGGAACAATATGGATCAGATTGTGAAAAAATTGAATGTTCAGGCAGTCAAATTCTATATGGATGAGGAAGTGTTCAAAAAGGGTATGGCATATTCACTTATGCATGGTCATGAATATGGTATGACTGAGTGGGTTGGCTGTCAAATTTGCGGATATTTTACCAAATGGGTTGGCATTAAACTTGCGATGAAGCTTGGTATACCTCTCGTCATAGATGGTATGGATAGTGCTCAGGGTGGATATGGAGTAATAAATGAAGGCGAACAGGTAATTCAAAGGCTGAAAAATGGGGTTAAGCCATTTGGAAATGTTCATGACCTGATAAACGATGCACTGGGAGAAGAATGGAAAAATAGTTTATATTATTTTGACAAAGAAGAAGTGCTTAAAGAAAAATATCCTACTGCCATGTCACCATTGTGTTTTGTTGAATATGATCCTATGTACAGTTTTAAGAATTTAGAGGAAATGGGGATTTCCTTCAAGCAGTTTAAAAGCCTTAACACAAACTGCGAGCTTTTGTATCTTCTTGATTATATCTCCATGTGCAGGTATGATTGCGATTCTTACATTAAGCTTTATGCCTCAGGACTAAGAAACAATTACGATACCATAGAGCAGCTTGAGATTGAAAAAGCGGAGCATAAAAAGCAACTCACTCGGAATGAAATGATAACCTTACTCGATGAATACAAGGAAGTACTTTACTATGTTATCGATCATGAGCTTTGTGAAACCAATATAAATGATGAACATAAATCAAAGATAATGGGTCTTTTAAAGCTCAGTATTGAGATGTTTGGGGAGGAAACACTGGAAAAACTTATGTTAAGGGTTTTGAAAATGAGAGGATATGCAAAATATTTAGGTATTAACCTTAAAGAAATAGATAGATCAAATACTGGCGCAATAGCTTCAAAAGGAGAAGTTACACAAATTTATTAA
- a CDS encoding glycosyltransferase, with protein sequence METIKIVSASDDRYVQHLGIMLTSLLMNTDSRESLEFFVIDGGLTDKNKEILASIVGKYGLKMHFLHLNPERYQSFKVMSYFGQVTFFRIFVTELFDPSVEKIIFLDCDMIIKGDIAELWETDVSGYYAAAGEDVGIENDGLFGTQHKRSLGIKRKSKYFNAGVMVINMTMWRNHNIPGQTSDYLLTHRNEIKFPDQDALNAVLCDKWKLLHPKWNQVATLQLFYKKKWVIRDDLLEAVHNPAIIHYSEPSKPWHYMNLHPMKKEYLKYAALSPWKDFIPSDLNLKNRIKKLFLRTSLGEAVTGYFNIINLYYEKDSESLSKRMAQSQLFKAMYFVFFPIGCFYIKHISKLAGMSYFIESGKININSKVLSSITCAGLSVFRFLIPKPRRNYLREESVSKKHTCPCCGYQTFANDWDDEEICKICYWQNDIDQFTNPNYDGGANEVSLSQARMNYLEFGASDKRYMFVVEKPTIFDIKEHCI encoded by the coding sequence ATGGAAACTATTAAAATTGTTTCAGCATCTGATGATAGATATGTTCAGCACCTTGGAATTATGTTGACATCACTCTTAATGAATACGGATTCACGGGAGAGTCTGGAGTTTTTTGTGATTGATGGAGGTCTGACAGATAAAAATAAAGAAATCTTAGCATCCATTGTCGGAAAATACGGCTTGAAAATGCACTTTTTGCATCTTAATCCCGAGCGGTATCAATCGTTTAAGGTGATGTCCTATTTTGGGCAGGTAACGTTTTTCAGAATTTTTGTAACAGAACTTTTTGATCCTTCAGTAGAAAAAATTATTTTTCTTGACTGTGACATGATTATAAAAGGTGATATTGCAGAACTTTGGGAAACGGATGTTTCAGGGTATTACGCGGCAGCTGGTGAGGATGTGGGTATAGAAAATGACGGATTATTTGGGACTCAACATAAAAGAAGTCTTGGTATAAAGCGCAAATCAAAGTATTTTAATGCCGGAGTCATGGTGATTAATATGACTATGTGGCGTAATCACAACATACCGGGTCAAACCAGCGATTACCTTTTAACCCATCGAAACGAGATAAAGTTTCCCGATCAAGATGCCTTGAATGCTGTTTTATGCGACAAGTGGAAGCTCTTACATCCTAAATGGAATCAGGTGGCTACTTTGCAGTTGTTTTATAAGAAAAAATGGGTAATACGGGATGATTTGCTGGAAGCTGTTCATAACCCTGCAATTATTCACTATTCCGAACCTTCGAAGCCGTGGCATTATATGAATCTCCATCCGATGAAGAAGGAATACCTAAAGTACGCGGCATTAAGTCCCTGGAAGGATTTTATTCCTTCAGATCTTAATTTAAAAAACAGGATTAAGAAATTATTCTTGAGAACAAGTTTAGGAGAAGCAGTAACAGGTTATTTCAATATCATTAATTTGTACTATGAAAAAGACAGTGAATCCTTAAGCAAAAGAATGGCGCAATCGCAATTGTTTAAAGCAATGTATTTCGTGTTTTTTCCAATAGGGTGCTTTTATATCAAACATATTTCTAAACTTGCAGGAATGTCCTATTTTATTGAGAGCGGAAAAATTAATATAAATAGCAAAGTACTTTCCAGTATAACATGTGCCGGTTTATCTGTATTTAGATTTTTGATACCCAAACCACGGCGCAATTATTTACGGGAGGAATCTGTGAGCAAAAAACACACATGTCCCTGCTGTGGGTATCAAACTTTTGCAAATGACTGGGATGATGAGGAAATATGCAAAATATGTTATTGGCAGAATGATATTGATCAGTTTACAAATCCCAACTATGATGGCGGTGCCAATGAAGTTTCACTCAGTCAGGCTCGTATGAATTATCTTGAATTCGGAGCTTCTGACAAAAGATATATGTTTGTAGTAGAAAAGCCAACCATTTTTGATATTAAAGAGCACTGTATTTAA